The region TTAATATACTCTTCTTTTATTTGCTTTATTCTCTCTGGCCTGATCAACTCCGAAAGACTTTCTTTTTGGTTCCAATTATAGCCATCTTTCTCATACTCTAGTGCCTTTTGAAAAAGCTCAGGATGTTGCTCATATAGCCATACCCATTCGATTTTTTGTTGAAAAAAGCAGAAGTAGCAGCCAGAGCGGCTGCGGGAATATTGACCTTTTTTCCCACCTACTTCAAACTCTACTTTCTTATAATATGAAGGTACACCTACACCACTCTCCTCTAAAATTCTGAAAACATCATCACGTACAATCACCTCTTCATTCTCAAGCAGTGGAAAGTCGCTTTCCTTTGCTAATGGGTAACTTGTAGTCTTTAAGAATTCGAATATGAGGTAATTAGTCTCCTTAACTCCTTGACTAAATAATTCTGCGAGCTTACTCTGCTGATTATAGCGAGGAGTAACTTCTTTGGCTAGAACATCTATAAAGTCAGCTTTTTTCTTCTCTAGATCTACAACATCAGCAAGTGCAATAGCTTTTTCTATCTCAAATTTCAGAAATTTAGATATAACATCTTCACTCCAAATATTTTGGCGGTATGGGAATATCGATTGAATATTTGTACGTCTTGAGATATACCCTTCTCGGTCTTCATCACCTCGTATACCAACATATGACACTACAAGATCTTCCCCAACATACTTTTCAAAAGGCTCAAGCTTAAGCTTCTTCGTACACCATCTAGACATCGACGAAGGCAGATATCCTCCGTAAGATTGCAGGAAGTGATCAAATGGGTCCAAATGACTGCCTTCAGCACCCTTTAATATTTGAATTGGTTTCCCTAGGTAAATCTTTAGATTCTCAATTAACTGATACGTTTCATCAAGCTCTTTACCAGTATCACTTGTATAGTATTCTATATCAAGGTTAGGATATTTATCCTTCATATAGATAGCTAAAGCTGCGCTATCTTTTCCCCCCGATATTCCTAATACATGTCTTATTTTAGCCATTCTGAATCAACTCTTTTAGTAGTTTAGCTAAAGCAGCTATATTGACTCTTGAGTCACTTGACAGAGATTTCTTAAATGTCTCCTTTACCTCATTTATCTCTGATGCTTTATCCTTTGGTAATCTAACTAAACTCTTCTTTATACCATCAACAAAAGTATTAAACTGTATACCTAATACTTCTTCTTTTTCATCGTTTATATCTTGTTTAGAAATCTCTGTTAAGCTATCTAGTTCTAGAATCAGAGATCCAAACTTATTATATAGCTGTATCTCCTCCTTATCGCTTATAGTATCTAGAGGTTTGCCTACTACTGCTTGGCAAAGAGACTCTAACCAAGCTTTTCTATCATCTATTTCTGAGCCTAATCGTTGCACGAAAGTCTTTTGATAACCGACTAGCATGTACTTCTTTAGCTGCTTAAATCTCTTTTGCAGGTGCTCTTTATATTCTTTAAAAGTTAAGCTGTCCCCGACTACCTCATTTTGTATGTATTCTTCAATCCTGTTTAATAATCGATCATAGCTTGTTCTTAATTCAGTAATAGCCTCTTGTAACTTTGGAACATACTGATCTAATGAGGACGCATTCTCTTGTAACTGCTGTGTTGACACACCGAGTGCTGCTGGGAACGCAACAAAAAAAGTTTCTTCAGGATCTTTCGATTTTATGATTGCCTCTCTTATTGCCAAAGCTTCCTTTGTTAATCTTTTCGTATTCTTAGAGTACTCTGGAAGCTGCTTATAGAAAACAAGGAAAGGCTTAATCGTTTCTATGAATGCCTGGTTTGAAAATATTTCTCTAGTTTCCTGATTTAAGAGCTCTCTATAACTATTGAACAGGTTTAGTTTTACTCCTTCTAAATCAAATGCTTTTATCCAATAGTCTTGAGGGTCTTTGGAAATTAATTCGAGGTTCTTTTCTGTAAGTTCAGGTATATAACCATCCTTGCCAAAAAGCGCAAAGTCATGCCTTTTCAAAAACAAGAATACTGGGACCCACAATGAAATTAAGCCTTCTTTTAACTTAAAAGGTTTTCTACCTAATTTCTCGACCAACCCCTGTAAATTTGTCTTTTCTTTCTTTGCTGTTTCTAAGAAGGCAAGACTGTGATTCCAAACGGCTTTAAAGGAAGAGTCAGCAGCAATGTTAACTTCTTTCCCTCCTGGTTCTAGCCCATTAACTTTTAGCAGAGTTATGTATATAGTTTTCTCAGGGGGAAACTTACCTTGAGCAAATGCTTGTTCAACGTCAATATAATGTTGTACTAGAGCCTCAAAGAGGTTCTTCTTTGCTGTATGTATGGCAGTCGAAACTCTATGCTTGTTAACTAGCTCATTCTTAAAAACAGGAGCACTTTTATATACTTGTTCAGAAATATCTGATAGTAATGAGTTGAACTGTTTCTTGGAGCTTGGCCTAACTTTTTGTCCATCCCAATACCAAATTATATCGGAGTTTTTACTATATAGATTATCAACCAAGTAGTGGTTTAAAAGCTTCTTCTGATGCTCAATGATACCGCTTAGCTCGCGCTTCGCCACTCTATCACCTTCATTCTCTTCTAGCACCTTCTTACTCTTCTCAATATCTAGAAGCAGTTTCTTTATATCAGCAGAGTTTTGATAGTAAGCGTACAGAATAGCTTCTTTTTGGTTTGCTGAAACTTCTTGAAGTTCTTCAATGCTTAGGGATTCATTGAATATAAGATTTATGAAGCCATCAACTTCTCCTTTTGGCTGGATATCAATAGGAGAATCAGATATAACAAATTCAAAAGCTCTCGGAGTACCTTTTTTATAAGATTCAGCTTTAGCTAAGACAGGTGGTAATAAAATATACTTTTCTAGTGCTGATTTTATGTTTTTGATATCACTTACTTTTCCAACTGCTTCCTTCATTGCAGCTTGGATATCTAGGTCAGTACCCCCAAAAAGAATGTATCTTTGGCTATAATTGCGGAAGAATATGATCTTCTTTGTTTCTAAACTATTTAAAAGCTCATCCGCGTTCGAAATTCCAAGGCTTAAGGAAGCATAGCTTGTCCAGAAGTTTCTATCTAAAACTGCACCAGAGGCTGCAAACACATTTACTAGACCAATAGCTTTTATTAACTTTATATAAGCTGCTAGGTCAGTTATCAATTCTCTCTCTACAATTTCTATAGAAGACTTTATTGAAGCCCAAGCTGCAAAGTCATCATTAAACCTCGACGTTAAATACGAATAGAAATTGAAGTGTAAGTAGTCATACACATTAGCTAAATTGTAGAAAGGATCTTGTACTGTCCTGTGGTGTGCGAGGCTAGTATGGTCCGTACTTTCAAGAAAAGAAAACAAAGACCTCTCATTTTGTCCGTAACGCTGTAGTGCGAGCGTTAGCACATTAGCTGATATTAAATCCAAAGGATATACCTTAGAATTTAATTCTTTACTAAAGCCTTCATTATAGTTAAAGGCTTTAGATTCTAAGAAGAGATCAAAAGAGCGTACAAGGCTGTTCTCATTAGTTTTAGTTGTTCTTACTTCAGCTATGTGCTCAGAGGCTAAGTAGAGTAACTGCTCAACAGGCTCATTGAAAGTCACATCTCTGAACCTTCCTTTAACTTTTGTCCACTCCTGCCTTTGTGAATCAGTTAATTCATATCCATAGCTTTCGAAGCTTTGGTGAATCGTTGTTATGAGCACAAAGTTATACTTTGTGTCATTTGCAAGTTCAGCTAACTGTTGAACAAAGTATAGTTCTCGCCCTGGATTATTTTGCGCAGCATATTCAAGAAGCTTACCAAATTCGTCAATCACAATAAATAGCAACGGCTGACTACCTAAGCCTTTGTAGAAGCTAACTAACTCCGTAAGAATGTTATCAGTAACATCTGTATCAACAGGTATATTTAGCTTGTTAGCAAAGGTCTCAATAATGCTCTTGTAAGAACCTACAATTTTGAGTGTCCCAAAGTTTTGGCCCTTTATGAAGGGCACGCTAAAGTAAGGCTTAGTGCCTTTCAAGCTTTGCTCAAGCGCAAGAAGAAAAGAAGATTTACCGGTGCCGTAAGAACCAATTAAATTAAATGAACGAACTCCATTTCTAAAGTCCTCAATAATTTGGCTTACTGTACGCTTGGCGTTAGGTGTAGGTATATATGTAACTTCTCTATCAATATCACGAATGATGTTGATAGAGGGGGTGTAATTATTTCTCATAATAAGAAGTAAGCATATCTATCGGATCAACTTTTCTCTTAAACTGTAATTCTTTGATACCTGCGTGATCAGTATAGATGATATCTGAAGAGTACTTTTCTTGAGCTTCCTGTATTTTTGACACAAGGCCAGCTCGGCTTAATGCAAATATATTTCCAGGACTATTAAAATCATTCTCAAGCGCTGGTAAGCTTATAGAAGAGCTGTAATTAGGGTTATCAAGTATAGAGTAAAGTAAAATTTCTACAGGTAAATTCTCTCTCTCTGTATTATTAATAAAAAGGACTTGTCTCGTCTTCTTCCTTGTTTTATCGGTATCATAGCTTTCTTCTTTTTGTACAGTACCTACTAAGTGCAAGTCAGTAAGTACACCTATAAAACTATCATCAAAATTCTTAAAGTCTTCTGCAGAAGACACATACATCTTCTTGAAGATATCAAAGTCATTTTGGATTGTATTAGAGTTAAAATTGAGACCAGAAACCACTTCTGATTTTCTCTTGATGAAAGCTTCATAGTTATCAGAGTTAAACTCCTGCCTTTCCTTTCTAAACTCATTAAATATCAAAGAATAGGTAGAAGCGAAACTTGTCTTAACTAAAAGGTAGTGTAACAGCCAAAGGCTAGCATCATCTTCCAAGTACTCATCAAACCCATTATCGTTCAATAAAAGCTCCCCAACTTCTGTTATTTGGTCTTGAGCGTCTGTTATACCAAAAGCCTTAAGCCAAAATCGAATAGAAGCAACCATGTTCTTACCTACCCCTAACTCAATTACAGCATCCTCATCTGTAAATAGCTTGTTTAATTTTAAGTAATCGTATCCTTTCTTAAGCCATAGCTGCCTGCACTGAAACTTTTCGTGTCCTGAGAAAGTGTACTTTGTTTGTAAATCTTGTTCTATAATCATATCTAAACGAGCCTGAATTTAAAGGCTGAAGAAACTATCAAAGATACAAATACTATATATAGATGCCTATTGAATAGCATTTAAAAACACTAATTACATTAGCATTAACTCTAACAATAGTTAACACAAAAGAAATAGGTTAACTGGTGAATGCAACAACACCTGCACTACTTATGCTTTTTTTAGTTATATTTCTTCTTCAGTACCCTCATGTCCTCCCCCACCTTCACATCCAGTATTTTGGCATAGTGCTGCGTGGTTCTCAGGTTCGTGTGCCCCAACATCTTCGACACGCTCTCCATCGGCACCCCATTGAGCAGCGTGACGGTGGTGGCAAAGGTGTGGCGGGCGGTGTGGAAGGTCATCTGCTTTTGAACCCCGCACAGGGCGGAGATCTCCTTTAAGTAAGCGTTCATCTTCTGGTTGCTCGGCACCGGCAGCACCCTCCCTTCATGAAGGCACTGCGGATGCAGTCTGTATTTATTGATGATCCGAAGAGCTGTTGGCAGCAGGGGAATCCGGGAAGGTGTATCCGTTTTCTGTCTCCTCTTATAAATCCATTGCTCCCCGTCTATACCCTTTTGCAAGTCCGTGTGCCTTAGCTTCTGCACGTCCACGTAGGCAAGGCCAGTGAAGCAGCTAAACAGGAAGATATCCCGCACTTGCGCCAGGCGTTCTGTAGGGAACTCTTTTTCCGCCAGCCGCTGCAGCTCCTCTTCTGAGAGGAACACCCGCTCCACGGTCTTTATCTTTGATTTATAGTTTGCGAAGGGATCCGAGGAAATCCACCCATTGGCCAGGCAGATACGGATGATCTTGCCGAAGTTCTTGATGTACTTGACGGCCGTATTGTTGGAGCACTTGCGTACGCTGCGCAGGTAGAACTCGTAGTCGGTGACAAAGGCATGGTCAACGTCCTTGATCTCCATGTCCTCCACCCCGTACTTCCATTGCATAAACTCCTGCGTATGTTTCAGCGAAGTAGTATAGCGCTCCAGGGTACCGGGGGCAAACTCATCCCCGACCAGTGCCGCTACTTTGCTGTTGTGCTCGGAGAAGACCTCCACCAGCGTCTTGCCCTTCTCTACTTTCCCCAGAAACTTGTTCTTGATGGCCTCCGCCGTCAGCGGCAGTCCTGCCTCTACGAGTTGGCGGTGTGCCTCGTACACCTTCGCCTGCAGGTTGTCCAGGTAGGCGTTCAATGACTTTGCCGCTGCCTTGGTGCCTATGGCGCGACCCACGGAGGAAATCCACCTCTCTGGCTCAACAGACCTGCTTGTGGTTAATTCAGCCCGCTTGCCAGCCACAGTGACACGCAGGTAGATCGGCACGGGGCCTGTTTGGTAGTTCTTTGGTTTCTTCAGATAGAAGAGGAGACTGAAATTGATACTCATAACAGTGACTTAAAAGGTTAAACAAATGTAGCCTTGCAGTCAACCGCAGTCAAGATGTACAACTTCCGTACACCCTGTTTATCAATCTGTTACACCTCTATTCGGTGAGTCATTGGAGGCGTTTGAGGAACTCACCGGACAACTCACCTAAACTATTGGAAAAGGTGTAAAATTTAGGAGTCCGGTAAAAACAAAAAAGCCTGCAAACTCTTGATTTGCAGGCTTTTAGCTGATTTTGGTATTCCTACCAGCAGAGAGTGAGGGATTCGAACCCCCGGACCTGTTACAGTCAACGGTTTTCAAGACCGCCGCGTTCGACCACTCCGCCAACTCTCTGTCTTAATTCGTGTACAAAAGTAGGGCACTGCCCCGAACTTTCAAAACTATACGTCAAAATTTTTCTTCAGTTTAGAGCAGGTATGCTCAACACATTGATCCTCAAATTAAAAATTTTCTATTCCGGCATTTCCTGCATGCACAAGTATAAACCTTATGCTTTTATACTTGCCATTTTACCTGAATGGGTGGTGGGGGTGCGTACCAGGCGCTTTGTGACCGTATCGATGCTGACGTTGATCTCGAAGCCAAGTATGAGGATCATGGAAACGAAGTCGAGCCAGATCATCAAACCGATCAGGGCGCCCATGGAGCCGTAGAACTTGTTGTAGGTGTCGAAAGCGCTGATGTAGAGCGAAAAGGCCATCGACACCAGGAAGATCAGCACCGTGGCCACCACCGCTCCTGCCGAGAAGAAGGGCCATTTATCCTCTATGGCCGGCACAAAATAGTAGATAAGCGAGGTAGCCAGCAGGAAGAGCAGCACAATAGCCACATACTTGAGAATCACCAGCAAGGTATACGTATAGCTCTCCGTCACCACCTCATAAAACACCAATACATCCAGTATCCACTGCCCAAAAAAGATAGCGGCCACCGCCGTCAGCAAGATCATACTGAGCACGACGGTAAGTATGGTAGCGATCAGGCGTTTACGCAGGTAAGTGCGTTTGTAGAAAGTATGGTACTTCTTGTCGAAGGCATCCATCAAAGACATAATGCCGTTGGTGGACAGCACCAGCGCGAACAGGAAACCAAAGGAGAGCAAGCCTCCACGGGGCTTGTTCACAATGTCCTCGATCGTGCCATAGGCCACGGTATACATCTCTTCGGGCAGTACATCGGCGATGAAGTCGAGGATGCTCTCACCCAGGTCCAGCGACAGGATGCTGGGGATGTAGGGGATGAGCGTGAAGAGGAAGATGATCGTTGGAAAGGTGGCCAGCGTAAAGTTGAAGGCCATGTACGAGGCGCGCTTGGTGATCGAGTCCAGGCGCAGCTCCCCTATCAGCACATCGGCCACATCATATACCGAAAACTTGCCATTGTTGAACCGCCACCGTTTGAGGAAAACGATGAACTTGCGGTAGGCGCGGCGGCGCTTCAGGTATTGCTGGTTCAGCCTCATTAACTAAAATACGGATCTAACTTCTCGTGTATGAGCGCGGGGATCTCCGTTGGGCGGCCTGACTTCATGTCCACAAACACCATCAACGTTTCGCCTATGGTTAGCAGCGTGCCCTCTTCGTTTAACACCTCGTACTCAAACTTTATACGTGTGCCGTGCGGCCTGCTTTTTACAAACAGCTTGATCGTGAGCAGGTCATCATACTTGGCAGGGCGGATAAACTTGCTCTTCAGCTCCAAGACCGGCATCATGGTACCCGTGGCCTCCATCTCTTTATACTCTATACCCAGGCGGCGGAAAACTTCGGTACGGGTTACCTCAAAATAGGCGGCGTAGTTGCCGTGGTACACGTAGCCCATCTGGTCGGTTTCGGCATAGCGCACGCGTAGCTGTATGTCGGATGCAAACATAGTTTTATTGTTGATTGCTAATAGTTGATTGTTTGAATACTATACGAGAGACTTTATTTTTATTATTGAAAAGTATAAAACCACCATCGGAGGCACAAATTTATACTTCATCTGGTCTCCAACAATTAGCAATTAACAACCAACAATTAAGCTTACCTCATAATATTCCGCTCGTTCAGGGCGCGGTGGAAGCGGCGCGCGTTGGCTTGGTGCTCGGCCACGGTGGTAGCGAAGGCGTGGTAGCCGGAGAAATCCTCCCGGGCGCAGAAGTACAGGTAGCTGTGCTCCTCCGGATTCAGCACAGCATCGATGCTGGAGATAACCGGCACATTGATGGGGCCGGGCGGCAGCCCTTTATACTTATAGGTGTTGTAAGGCGAGTCGTGCACCAGGTGCTTGTTGAGCACGCGGCGGATCGTAAAATCGCCCACGGCAAACACAACGGTAGGGTCGGCCTGCAGCAGCATGCCGCGCTGCAGGCGGTTCAAATACACGCCGGCCACGCGCGGCTTCTCGTCGCTCTTCAGCGTCTCGGCCTGCACAATGGAGGCCAGCGTGGATACCTGCTGCGGCGTCAGCCCCAGCTTCTCGGCCTTAGCTCTGCGCTCTTCTGTCCAGAACCTGTCATACTCTTTCTTCATGCGCTCCATCAGCTCCGGCGCCGTTATCGTCCAGTACACCTGGTAGGTGTTGGGGATGAACATGCTCACGATGTTGGTGGTGTCGAAGCCGAAGGTCTGCAGGTAGGCTGGGTCGTTTAGCAGGCTGTCCAGTTCCTGCTCGCTTGCTTCCAGGTCAGCAGCCAGCTTAGTGGCCAGCTGGCTGCGCAGGCGCACGTTGCTGAACGTGAGGTTAAGCGGGGTTTGCTCGCCCAGGCGCAGCACCCCGATCAGCTGGCGGTTGTTCCAGCCATGCTCCAGTTTGTAGCGGCCGGGCTTCACGAGCTTGTCGTAATCCATCAGTTTGGACATAAAGCGCAGCGAGAGCCTGTCGATGATCACGCCGCTTGCCTCCACGGAGTCCATGGCTTGCTTATAGGTCGCTCCTGTCGGGATGAGCACATACACATCACGTTCCTTGGTGTCCACGTTCATGGTGTACATGATCTGGTAGGCATAGTAGGAGAAGCTCACAAACAGGAACATGCCTAAGGCTATCAGGCTGGGCACCAGCCTGCTCTTTTTCTTGCGCTTCCGCTTTGCAATCGGGTTATTGACTTCGTTGGCCATAGTGTAAGTAAAAGGCGCGGACAAGGTTTTAGGTTCCGCCACCTTATTTTGAGGCCTCAAAAATAGCACATCCGCAGCTAATTAAGAATGCTCGGCCGCTAAAATGCCTTTTATACTTGCCTAAAGCATAGACCTGACCGCAGTTACAAGTATAAATCCTGCAAGGGGTGCTGCAACGGCACTTTGTTAACGGAATCTGGGAGCCGGCTATTTTATCCTCGCCGGGGCAATGTTGCAACATCACCTCCCCCATATCCAAAAAATACCACAACTGTACCGTAATTAGCGCCAGAGTTTATAAATTTGAGGAAACTAACCTAAAAGCTGTACATACATTTATACCCATAATATGGCAGGAGACATCAGACAGGCCCAGATCCAAACCCTTGAGCGCAAAAACGCCGAAGCCCTTCTTGGCGGTGGGAAGGAAAGAATTGAGGCTCAGCACAAGAAAGGCAAACTGACAGCCCGTGAGCGCATTCACCTCCTCATGGACGAAGGCTCTTTCGAGGAGATCGGCAAGTTCGTGATGCATCGCTCCAAAGACTTTGGCCTCGACAAGCAGTACTTCCTGGGCGATGGCGTGGTAACCGGCTACGGCACCATCAATGGCCGTCTGGTGTATGTGTTCTCGCAGGATTTTACCGTGCTGGGCGGCTCGCTGTCTGAGACTCATGCCGAGAAGATCGTGAAGATTATGGAGCTAGCCATGAAGAACGGTGCTCCGGTCATCGGCCTCAACGACTCCGGTGGGGCGCGAATACAGGAGGGTGTGGTGTCGCTGGGTGGCTATGCTGATATCTTCTACCGCAACACGCTCGCCTCCGGCGTCATCCCGCAGATCTCGGCCATCATGGGCCCATGCGCGGGCGGCGCTGTCTACTCCCCCGCCATCACCGACTTTATCATGATGGTGGAAGACACGTCTTACATGTTCGTGACCGGCCCTAACGTGGTGAAGACGGTAACGCACGAGGAGGTGACCTCCGAGGAGCTGGGCGGCGCCAGCACCCACAGCACCAAGAGCGGCGTAACGCACTTCTCCTGCGCCAACGAGGTAGAGTGCATCACCTATATCAAAACCCTTTTGAGCTACATCCCGCAGAACTGCGAGGAGTTGCCCCCATCGCTGCCATACGAGCCGCAGGCCGACGAAACCCGCGAGGTGCTCGACACCATCATCCCCGAGAATCCGAACCAGCCGTACGATATCCGCGAGGTGATCGAGGGCATTATCGATGCTGATTCTTTCTTTGAGGTGCACAAGAACTTCGGGGAGAACATCGTAGTAGGCTTTGCCCGACTGGGTGGCCGCAGCATTGGCATTGTGGGCAACCAACCTGCCGTGCTGGCCGGCGTGCTCGATATTAACGCCAGCACCAAAGCCGCCCGCTTCGTGCGCTTCTGCGACAGCTTCAACGTTCCGCTTCTAGTTCTAGAGGACGTCCCGGGCTTTTTGCCGGGTACCGACCAGGAGTGGCGCGGCATCATCACCAACGGTGCTAAGCTGCTCTATGCCTTCTGCGAGGCTACGGTTCCGCGTATCACCGTGATTACGCGCAAAGCTTACGGCGGCGCCTACGATGTAATGAACTCCAAGCATATTGGGGCCGACATGAACTTTGCCTGGCCGACAGCCGAGATCGCCGTCATGGGCGCGCAGGGCGCTGCTGAGATCATCTTTAAGCGCGAGATTGCGCAGGCAGAGGATCCGGAGGCCAAGCTGGCCGAGAAGGTACAGGAGTACAAGGAGAAGTTCGCCACACCGTACCGCGCCGCGCACCGCGGCTTCATCGACGAGGTGATCATGCCGTCGGAAACAAGGGCCAAATTGATAAAGGCGTTTAAGATGTTGGAAAACAAGGCAGTAACGCTGCCACGCAAGAAGCACGGAAACATTCCGTTGTAATTATTACTTATACTACACTTTGGCCTTTGCGTAAGGATAAGCTTTAACGATGCGCGGGCCTCTATGAAATCAGACACTAACTAAACCACCATCACCTTACATGAGACAAGAATCTTTTGATTTTCTACAGAAATACCTGAACAACTCCTCCCCCACCGGCTTCGAGTCGGAGGGCCAGAAACTGTGGCTGGAGTATGTAAAGCCATACATTGACGAATATTTTGTTGATACCTACGGCACCGTGGTAGGCGTTATCAACCCACAGGCCGAATATAAAGTAGTGATTGAGGCCCATGCCGACGAGATCAGCTGGTTTGTGAACTACATCACACCGGAAGGCTACATTTACCTGAAGCGCAACGGTGGTTCCGATGCTCTGATTGCCCCATCTAAAAGGGTAAATATTTATACTGCCAAAGGTGTGGTGAAGGCGGTATTCGGCTGGCCGGCCATACATGTGCGCAAGGTGGAGAACGACAAAGCTCCGACCATCGAAACCGTGTTCCTGGACTGCGGCGCCAGCAACCGTGAGGAAGTGGAGAAAATGGGCATCCACGTGGGCTGCGTAGCTACGTTTGAAGACGAGTTCACCGTAATGAACGACCGCTACTATGTGGGTCGTGCGCTGGATAACCGCATCGGGGGCTTTATGATTGCCGAGGTGGCACGCCAGCTTAAAGAAAATGGCAACCAGCTGCCTTTCGGGCTTTACATCGTGAACTCGGTGCAGGAAGAGATTGGCCTGCGTGGCGCCGAGATGATTGCGCACCGCATCAAGCCGGACGTGGCCATCATCACCGACGTAACCCACGACACGCAGTCGCCGATGTATGATAAGAAGAACAGCGGCGACATCCACTGCGGCAAAGGGCCAGTGATTGCCTACGGCCCGGCTGTGCAGAACAATGTGCGCGACCTGATTATCCGCACCGCGCAAGAGAAGGAGATTCCGTTCCAGCGCTCGGCTGTTTCACGTGCAACCGGCACCGACACCGATGCCTTTGCCTACTCCAACGCCGGCGTGGCTTCTGCCCTTATCTCGCTGCCGCTCAAATACATGCACACCACGGTGGAGACTGTGCATAAAGACGACGTGGACAACGTGATCAAGATGATCTACGAAACCATACTTAAGATTCAGGACAAGCAGGATTTCCGCTACCTGACCTAAGCCATCACTTTTAGCCAAGTGAAAACCCTCGCAGCGCCAACACCTTAAGGCCTGTGAGGGTTTTGTTTTTCTACCCTGTCCTGCGTATGTTCAGGTAACGTTCAACCATTCATACTTTACCACCGTGACTTTCACCGACCAGATGGGCCACCAGATCACGCTGTCGCAGCCGCCGCAGCGCATTGTATCGCTGGTGCCATCCCAAACAGAGCTTCTATTCGACCTGGGCTTAGCCGACCGGGTGGTGGGCGTGACCAAGTTTTGCATCCACCCCAAAGAGCAGATAAAGCAGAAGGCAAAGATCGGCGGCACCAAGAATTTTAATCTCGAAAAGATTGATGACCTGCAGCCCGACCTGATCATCGGCAATAAGGAAGAGAACTATAAGGATGGCATTGAGGCTTTGCAGCAGAAGTATAAGGTATGGATGAGCGATATCTATACCCTGGAGGATGCGCTGGAGATGCTGCGGCAGGTTGGCAGGTTAACAGGCATGGAGGCCAGAGCCACAGAACTGGAGCAAAGTATAAAACAGGGTTTTGAGCAGCTGCAGCCGGTACAGCCAGGCATCAAAACGGCTTACTTTATCTGGCGGAAGCCTTACATGGCCGTGGGCAGCCACAACATCATCGACCACATGCTTGGCCGCTGTGGCTTTATGAACGCCTTTGGCGATTCGGAACGCTACCCGGAGATTTCGCCGGAGCAACTGCAGCGGGCCAATCCACAGCTCATACTTCTATCATCGGAGCCTTATCCCTTTAAAGAAAAGCATGTAGCCGAGTTTCAGGAGCTGTGCCCGCAGGCAAGTATAAAAGTGGTGGACGGCGAGATGTTCAGCTGGTACGGCAGCAGGCTGGCCAAAGCTCCGGCTTATTTGCAGCGGGTAGTGGAGGAGGTAAAAAATCACTATCTTAAATAATCCTCTTTATACTTTACAGCTTTATGGAAGAAGGAACAGGCATTGGTGAAATTTTCATCTATGAAACAGAGGCTGGGCAGGCCGCTATTGATGTTACACTCCAACAGGAAACAGTATGGCTGACGCTAAACCAGCTTTCTGAGTTATTTGGAAGAGATAAGTCTGTTATGTCTCGGCATCTAAAGAATATTTTTCAGTTAGAA is a window of Pontibacter kalidii DNA encoding:
- a CDS encoding acyl-CoA carboxylase subunit beta — translated: MAGDIRQAQIQTLERKNAEALLGGGKERIEAQHKKGKLTARERIHLLMDEGSFEEIGKFVMHRSKDFGLDKQYFLGDGVVTGYGTINGRLVYVFSQDFTVLGGSLSETHAEKIVKIMELAMKNGAPVIGLNDSGGARIQEGVVSLGGYADIFYRNTLASGVIPQISAIMGPCAGGAVYSPAITDFIMMVEDTSYMFVTGPNVVKTVTHEEVTSEELGGASTHSTKSGVTHFSCANEVECITYIKTLLSYIPQNCEELPPSLPYEPQADETREVLDTIIPENPNQPYDIREVIEGIIDADSFFEVHKNFGENIVVGFARLGGRSIGIVGNQPAVLAGVLDINASTKAARFVRFCDSFNVPLLVLEDVPGFLPGTDQEWRGIITNGAKLLYAFCEATVPRITVITRKAYGGAYDVMNSKHIGADMNFAWPTAEIAVMGAQGAAEIIFKREIAQAEDPEAKLAEKVQEYKEKFATPYRAAHRGFIDEVIMPSETRAKLIKAFKMLENKAVTLPRKKHGNIPL
- a CDS encoding M42 family metallopeptidase; protein product: MRQESFDFLQKYLNNSSPTGFESEGQKLWLEYVKPYIDEYFVDTYGTVVGVINPQAEYKVVIEAHADEISWFVNYITPEGYIYLKRNGGSDALIAPSKRVNIYTAKGVVKAVFGWPAIHVRKVENDKAPTIETVFLDCGASNREEVEKMGIHVGCVATFEDEFTVMNDRYYVGRALDNRIGGFMIAEVARQLKENGNQLPFGLYIVNSVQEEIGLRGAEMIAHRIKPDVAIITDVTHDTQSPMYDKKNSGDIHCGKGPVIAYGPAVQNNVRDLIIRTAQEKEIPFQRSAVSRATGTDTDAFAYSNAGVASALISLPLKYMHTTVETVHKDDVDNVIKMIYETILKIQDKQDFRYLT
- a CDS encoding ABC transporter substrate-binding protein, yielding MGHQITLSQPPQRIVSLVPSQTELLFDLGLADRVVGVTKFCIHPKEQIKQKAKIGGTKNFNLEKIDDLQPDLIIGNKEENYKDGIEALQQKYKVWMSDIYTLEDALEMLRQVGRLTGMEARATELEQSIKQGFEQLQPVQPGIKTAYFIWRKPYMAVGSHNIIDHMLGRCGFMNAFGDSERYPEISPEQLQRANPQLILLSSEPYPFKEKHVAEFQELCPQASIKVVDGEMFSWYGSRLAKAPAYLQRVVEEVKNHYLK